GCGTTCGGGTTGATCGCCGCGGCGTGGGCGGTGGTGCGGTGGCCCGGGGCGCTGAGCCACTGGGCCGGGTGGCTGTTCGTGGGCGGGACGCTGCTCTTCTCCGGCAGCCTCTATGGGTTGGCGCTCACGGGAGTCCGCTGGCTGGGGGCGATCACGCCGCTGGGCGGGGTTGCGTTTCTGGCGGGATGGGTCTGTCTGGCGCTGTCGGCGCGGGGGTAGGAATAGACGAGCGCCTGCGGCCACCTCGGAGGCGAACACCGAACGGCAGCCACAGCCACGGCCACCACCAAAGCAATAGCCACGGCAACAGCAACAATTCACCAGGGAGAATTGTTGCTGTTGCCGATCCCAGCCCGAGACGCTTAGGCCACCCGCGCCGCAGCCACCCGCGCTTTCAACGCTCCGCGTACGGCAGCCAGGTGATGATAGCTGTGCCGGACCGCGTGATCCTCCAGCATGAACTGACAGGTGAGCGGGGCATCCGCGTTGAGCG
This Gemmatimonadales bacterium DNA region includes the following protein-coding sequences:
- a CDS encoding DUF423 domain-containing protein is translated as MQRLFFVLGAISAFLAVAAGAFGAHALRGRLTPELLGVFETAARYQMYHAFGLIAAAWAVVRWPGALSHWAGWLFVGGTLLFSGSLYGLALTGVRWLGAITPLGGVAFLAGWVCLALSARG